In Candidatus Dormiibacterota bacterium, one DNA window encodes the following:
- a CDS encoding DUF72 domain-containing protein produces the protein MGRIRVGISSWTEPTLIKSGWYPPDATTAEDRLRYYASKFPVVEVDSTFYAIPNDKTAQLWVERTPKDFTFNAKAYALLTQHPTPAARLPKDLREKLADSKANLYFKDLAPKDKESVWDRFREGLQPLQDAGKLGAIVFQFPKWFLPSPASYRFMEDLREWLPDFGIAIEFRQALWMKEERRARVVKFLDEHGFTYVVVDEPQGFTSSVPPVVAATAPLGMVRFHGRNRETWEKKGISTAEKFRYLYEPSELKPWVPNLRDMAKVAKDVHAIFNNCYSDYAVRNAEDLTHLLS, from the coding sequence ATGGGTCGCATCAGGGTCGGCATTTCTTCCTGGACCGAGCCGACGCTGATCAAGAGCGGGTGGTATCCACCGGATGCCACTACCGCGGAGGATCGGCTGCGCTACTACGCGTCGAAGTTTCCCGTTGTCGAAGTGGACAGCACGTTCTATGCGATCCCCAACGACAAGACGGCGCAGCTGTGGGTCGAACGCACACCGAAGGATTTCACTTTCAACGCCAAGGCGTACGCGCTGCTGACGCAGCACCCGACCCCCGCGGCCAGGCTGCCCAAAGACCTGCGCGAGAAGCTCGCCGACTCCAAAGCCAATCTCTATTTCAAGGACCTGGCACCGAAAGACAAAGAAAGCGTATGGGACCGTTTTCGCGAGGGCCTGCAGCCGTTGCAGGATGCCGGCAAGCTGGGTGCGATCGTCTTCCAGTTTCCCAAGTGGTTCCTGCCTTCGCCCGCCTCCTACCGATTCATGGAAGACCTTCGGGAGTGGCTCCCGGATTTCGGCATCGCGATCGAGTTTCGCCAGGCCTTGTGGATGAAGGAAGAGCGTCGTGCGCGCGTCGTCAAATTCCTCGACGAGCACGGCTTTACCTACGTGGTCGTCGATGAGCCGCAGGGCTTTACCTCGAGCGTGCCGCCGGTGGTCGCTGCGACGGCGCCGCTGGGGATGGTGCGCTTCCACGGACGCAACCGCGAGACCTGGGAGAAGAAGGGGATCAGCACCGCCGAGAAATTCCGGTACCTCTACGAGCCGAGCGAGCTGAAGCCCTGGGTCCCGAACCTTCGCGATATGGCGAAGGTGGCCAAGGACGTGCACGCCATCTTCAACAACTGCTACTCCGATTACGCCGTCCGCAACGCGGAGGACCTCACCCACCTCCTGAGCTGA
- a CDS encoding deoxyribonuclease IV, producing MAKERRIGMHIHTGRGLDKAVETIKALQLKAVQIFTGNPSAWRSAPVDAQATAQFKRALEELDVRPAMSHAMYLINLASPNPNFQKKSREALIAELERAEVYGCAYVVTHVGSHMGDGAQAGIDRVVATLDHVLSKAGGSSMCLLETSAGGGAYVGANFEDLAQILGRLPQHAARLGVTLDTAHAYASGHDVAGAEGMRTTLDQLTSILPAERIRACHCNDTTVALGGKADRHVNIGKGNIGLEGFRTLLNYEPLAHCAFVLETPGEEMLEGRENLDALRSLL from the coding sequence ATGGCCAAGGAGCGACGAATCGGCATGCACATCCACACCGGCCGTGGCCTGGACAAGGCGGTCGAGACGATCAAGGCGCTGCAACTCAAGGCCGTCCAGATTTTTACCGGCAACCCGAGTGCCTGGCGGTCGGCACCGGTGGACGCCCAGGCGACGGCGCAGTTCAAGCGAGCGCTCGAAGAGTTGGACGTACGACCAGCCATGTCACACGCCATGTACCTGATCAATCTGGCCAGCCCCAACCCCAACTTCCAGAAGAAGTCACGGGAGGCGCTTATTGCGGAACTCGAGCGCGCCGAGGTGTACGGCTGCGCCTATGTGGTCACCCATGTCGGGAGCCACATGGGCGATGGCGCCCAAGCGGGGATCGATCGTGTCGTGGCGACGCTCGACCACGTACTCAGCAAGGCTGGCGGCTCGAGCATGTGCCTGCTCGAAACCTCGGCCGGCGGCGGCGCGTACGTCGGGGCAAACTTCGAGGATCTCGCCCAGATCCTCGGCCGGTTACCGCAGCACGCCGCGCGGCTGGGTGTCACCCTCGATACCGCCCACGCCTACGCCTCGGGCCACGACGTCGCCGGCGCCGAGGGGATGCGCACCACCCTGGATCAACTCACCTCCATCCTTCCCGCGGAACGGATCCGGGCCTGCCACTGCAACGACACCACTGTCGCCCTCGGCGGCAAGGCCGACCGGCACGTCAACATCGGCAAGGGCAACATCGGGCTCGAAGGCTTCCGGACGTTACTCAACTACGAACCGCTGGCCCACTGCGCGTTCGTGCTCGAGACGCCCGGGGAGGAGATGTTGGAAGGACGCGAGAATCTGGACGCGCTGCGTTCGCTCCTGTGA
- a CDS encoding ABC-2 family transporter protein — translation MPRPLAVAWLYVRIGAMNELQYRANFIVALFQALLALAVALVVLSLVYAHTTELNGWTQPQLLCLLGIQILMGGVINAVIQPNMERLMEEIGDGKLDHALTKPEDAQLLVSVRELRIWRTIDLITGAIVIGVGLTQLHRGMAVGDWLAFALLILLGGVMMYCFLLILTTGAFWVVRMGFLPDLFEGVYQTGRWPIGIYPDWLRYSLTFLVPIGFAITVPAEALTSRLQENTVLLATGFAIVLLTVSRWFWRRGLRRYSGASA, via the coding sequence ATGCCCCGTCCTCTCGCGGTCGCCTGGCTCTACGTTCGCATCGGGGCCATGAACGAGCTTCAGTACCGCGCCAACTTTATCGTCGCGCTTTTCCAGGCGCTGCTCGCGCTCGCGGTTGCCCTTGTCGTGCTCAGTCTCGTCTACGCCCATACGACGGAGCTCAACGGCTGGACGCAACCGCAACTCCTCTGCCTGCTCGGAATCCAGATCTTGATGGGAGGCGTGATCAACGCTGTGATCCAGCCCAACATGGAACGGCTGATGGAGGAGATCGGAGACGGAAAGCTGGACCATGCCCTCACCAAGCCTGAGGATGCGCAGCTGCTCGTCAGCGTCCGCGAGCTGCGCATCTGGCGGACGATCGACCTCATCACGGGTGCGATCGTGATCGGCGTCGGCCTCACCCAGCTCCATCGCGGCATGGCGGTTGGCGACTGGCTGGCGTTCGCGCTGCTCATCTTGCTCGGTGGCGTGATGATGTACTGCTTCTTGCTCATCCTCACGACCGGCGCCTTCTGGGTTGTCCGAATGGGGTTTCTGCCGGACTTGTTCGAAGGCGTCTATCAAACCGGCCGGTGGCCGATCGGCATCTATCCGGACTGGCTGCGCTACTCGCTGACCTTCCTGGTCCCGATTGGATTTGCCATCACCGTACCGGCGGAAGCCCTAACCTCTCGGCTTCAGGAAAACACCGTCCTGCTGGCGACAGGATTTGCGATCGTTCTGCTCACGGTCAGCCGCTGGTTCTGGCGTCGCGGGCTCCGCCGTTATTCGGGCGCGTCGGCCTGA
- a CDS encoding FAD-dependent monooxygenase, translated as MTEHAVVIAGGGPTGMMLAAELTLAGTDVVIVERRASFKLESSRSRGLHSRTIEVLDQ; from the coding sequence ATGACCGAGCATGCGGTGGTGATCGCCGGAGGAGGTCCGACGGGGATGATGCTGGCGGCAGAGCTGACATTGGCGGGGACCGACGTTGTCATCGTCGAGCGACGCGCCAGCTTCAAGCTGGAAAGCTCGCGCTCGCGAGGTCTGCACTCCCGCACCATCGAAGTGCTCGATCAG
- a CDS encoding MogA/MoaB family molybdenum cofactor biosynthesis protein yields the protein MSFRACVLTVSTKGARGERADESGERVSEELARVPCEIVGRAVVSDEVADIQRQIREWRQATDPDLIVLTGGTGLGPRDVTPQALEPMLDYPVPGIAEAMRAAGLRKTPHAMLSRSLAGVIGKTLILALPGSPRGVVDSLEAVMEALPHGLRTLRGDVSDAPAAHRPR from the coding sequence GTGAGCTTTCGCGCGTGCGTCCTGACCGTGAGTACCAAAGGAGCGCGTGGCGAACGCGCCGATGAGAGCGGGGAGAGAGTCAGCGAGGAACTCGCGCGCGTCCCATGCGAGATCGTCGGACGCGCGGTGGTCAGCGATGAGGTCGCCGACATCCAGCGCCAGATCCGCGAGTGGCGGCAGGCGACCGACCCCGACCTGATTGTTTTGACCGGTGGCACGGGGCTGGGCCCGCGCGACGTCACGCCGCAGGCTTTGGAACCCATGCTCGACTACCCGGTGCCGGGCATCGCGGAAGCGATGCGCGCGGCGGGGCTGCGCAAGACGCCGCATGCGATGTTGTCGCGCTCGCTCGCCGGCGTGATCGGCAAAACCCTGATCCTGGCGCTTCCCGGAAGTCCTCGCGGCGTCGTGGATAGCCTCGAGGCCGTGATGGAAGCGTTGCCGCACGGCCTGCGGACGCTCCGCGGCGACGTCAGCGACGCCCCGGCCGCCCACCGTCCCCGTTGA
- the dinB gene encoding DNA polymerase IV encodes MQRVVMHVDLDAFYASVEQLRRPELRGKPVIVGGAGVEGERGVVAAASYEARPFGVRSAMPLSRARRLCPGAVFVPCDFPAYREASKSVFAILDRYSPVIEPIALDEAYLDLTGEEALFGPPGTVAVRLRDEVKTRCGLDLSIGVASCKLVAKVASELRKPRGLVVVPAGGEASFLAPLPLVRLPGCGPASILRLERMGVRTVGDLAALPDPLLGELFGQYGRLLGAHARGIDLSPVLPPGDPKSISREVTFDRDVSDAAKVRETALALLQDVAQSLRSHHLSARTIVLKIRYQPFDTQSRQATLPHPTDRDDQLAAALRQLLETQLDPSRPIRLIGAGVSNLEQGATQLSLLESRSSRLAMLDEQLDELRGRYGDHVIARGAAPRPHQKDVRRDDLDALR; translated from the coding sequence GTGCAGCGGGTCGTGATGCATGTCGATCTCGACGCCTTCTACGCATCGGTCGAGCAGTTGCGCCGCCCTGAGCTGCGCGGCAAGCCGGTGATCGTGGGCGGGGCCGGCGTCGAGGGCGAGCGGGGTGTGGTTGCCGCGGCCTCGTACGAGGCCCGACCCTTCGGCGTCCGTTCGGCCATGCCGCTCAGCCGGGCGCGACGGCTCTGTCCAGGCGCCGTCTTCGTTCCCTGCGACTTTCCCGCGTACCGCGAGGCGTCAAAGTCGGTCTTTGCCATCCTCGATCGTTATTCGCCGGTCATCGAGCCGATCGCCCTGGACGAGGCCTACCTGGACCTCACCGGCGAGGAGGCGCTGTTCGGCCCACCGGGCACGGTGGCGGTCCGCCTTCGTGACGAGGTCAAGACGCGCTGCGGTCTCGATCTCAGCATCGGGGTGGCCAGTTGCAAGCTGGTCGCCAAGGTCGCCTCCGAGCTTCGCAAACCGCGCGGCCTCGTCGTCGTGCCGGCCGGCGGTGAGGCCTCGTTCCTCGCCCCTTTACCGCTTGTCAGGCTGCCCGGCTGCGGGCCGGCGTCGATACTCCGCCTCGAACGGATGGGGGTTCGCACCGTCGGCGACCTGGCCGCCCTCCCTGACCCGCTGCTTGGCGAACTCTTCGGCCAGTACGGCCGACTGCTCGGCGCTCACGCTCGGGGCATCGATCTGAGCCCGGTGCTACCGCCCGGTGATCCGAAGAGCATCTCGCGTGAGGTCACCTTCGATCGCGACGTGAGCGACGCCGCCAAGGTGCGGGAAACCGCCCTCGCTCTGTTGCAGGACGTCGCGCAGAGTCTGCGCTCACACCACCTCTCAGCCAGGACCATCGTGCTGAAGATCCGATACCAGCCCTTCGATACCCAATCGCGGCAGGCGACGCTGCCCCATCCCACCGACCGCGATGACCAGCTGGCGGCGGCGCTCCGCCAGCTGCTGGAAACACAGCTCGACCCCTCTCGACCGATCCGCTTGATCGGAGCCGGCGTCAGCAACCTGGAGCAAGGCGCCACGCAGCTGAGCCTGCTCGAATCGCGATCGTCACGCCTGGCCATGCTCGATGAGCAGCTCGATGAGCTGCGCGGCCGCTACGGCGACCACGTCATCGCTCGCGGCGCGGCCCCCCGTCCGCACCAGAAGGACGTCCGGCGCGACGACCTGGATGCGCTGCGGTGA
- the moaC gene encoding cyclic pyranopterin monophosphate synthase MoaC yields the protein MTAKKLTHLKPSGEARMVDVGDKQVTSREARARGAVKMSAGALQAIMLGNLPKGEVVATARIAGILAAKRTSELIPMCHPLLLTLVDVDCVPDPHLPGVRIEARVRCDGKTGAEMEALTAVAVAALTVVDMAKSADRWMTIEGIELVEKRGGKSGDQRRPASSRS from the coding sequence GTGACGGCCAAAAAGCTCACCCACCTAAAACCGAGCGGCGAGGCGAGGATGGTCGACGTCGGTGACAAGCAGGTGACCAGCCGCGAGGCCCGGGCGCGCGGCGCGGTAAAAATGAGCGCGGGGGCGCTCCAGGCGATCATGCTCGGCAACCTTCCCAAAGGCGAGGTGGTTGCCACGGCTCGCATTGCCGGCATCCTGGCTGCCAAGCGCACCAGCGAGCTGATCCCGATGTGCCACCCGCTGCTGCTAACGCTGGTCGATGTGGACTGTGTGCCAGACCCTCACCTGCCTGGCGTGCGGATCGAGGCACGGGTGCGCTGCGACGGAAAAACAGGCGCCGAGATGGAGGCGCTGACGGCGGTCGCGGTGGCGGCGTTGACCGTCGTCGATATGGCCAAGAGCGCCGACCGCTGGATGACGATCGAAGGGATCGAGCTCGTCGAGAAGCGCGGAGGAAAGAGCGGCGACCAGCGTCGCCCGGCTAGCTCGCGCTCTTGA
- a CDS encoding ABC-2 family transporter protein yields MTIAAPVRGQPSPLRAMIDFYLTMMRTAIQTQFQYRAATYMYLLGMVAEPVIYLVVWTTIARSHGGEVAGITAGGFAAYYIVWTLVRNVNIVFTPYGWEARIREGQLSGQLLRPLHPIHYDIADFAGGKVIWVLFYLPIAVGLTLVFKPTFDLTPLGLVVFFPAIVGAYLIRTMNLWLLGMVTFWTTRGSAIFETYIMAELLLSGRLVPLQLMPAWVQGIANWLPFKWTFFFPIEVLVGHQSATSLLIGLGMQVFWTAVGAGLVWLLWRASVRHYTAVGN; encoded by the coding sequence ATGACCATCGCTGCTCCCGTTCGCGGCCAACCGTCCCCGCTGCGCGCGATGATCGATTTCTACCTCACGATGATGCGGACCGCGATCCAGACCCAGTTCCAATACCGGGCTGCGACCTATATGTACCTGCTCGGGATGGTCGCCGAGCCCGTGATCTACCTCGTGGTCTGGACGACCATCGCTCGATCCCATGGCGGCGAGGTTGCGGGCATCACCGCCGGTGGGTTCGCCGCCTACTACATCGTGTGGACCCTGGTCCGCAATGTGAACATCGTCTTCACGCCCTACGGGTGGGAGGCGCGGATTCGCGAGGGGCAGCTCTCTGGCCAGCTGCTGCGACCGCTGCACCCGATTCATTACGACATTGCCGACTTCGCCGGCGGCAAGGTGATCTGGGTGTTGTTCTACCTCCCGATCGCGGTCGGACTGACGCTCGTCTTCAAGCCGACCTTCGACCTGACGCCACTCGGACTCGTCGTGTTTTTCCCGGCGATCGTGGGCGCGTACCTGATTCGCACCATGAACCTCTGGCTGCTTGGGATGGTGACCTTCTGGACCACTCGGGGCAGCGCCATTTTCGAAACCTACATCATGGCCGAGCTTCTTCTTTCCGGTCGCCTCGTCCCCTTGCAGCTGATGCCGGCCTGGGTCCAGGGAATCGCGAACTGGCTTCCGTTCAAGTGGACCTTCTTTTTCCCCATCGAGGTCCTGGTAGGACATCAGTCCGCAACGTCGCTCCTGATCGGCCTGGGCATGCAGGTCTTCTGGACGGCGGTTGGTGCGGGTCTGGTGTGGCTCCTCTGGCGCGCCTCCGTAAGGCACTACACGGCGGTGGGCAACTGA
- a CDS encoding HAD family hydrolase produces the protein MSAPIETVLFDYGHTLIYFDDRPHSLLVEAYEKVNRLLADKLERDVPAAHVLIEKVSKAVDDAIQRDYAAGRAEEVEIATVYDTALRGLGLELEPELIERVMELEQEGWLSSVHVGPDVISTLEALRGQPLRLGIVSNAAYLPRLMKQQLVAMGLANYFDAVTFSSEVGVRKPHPKIYADALKKLGADPGRTLFVGDRVLEDVQGPKALGMRAVLTREWRQEDDPGVADFVIQRLGELPAIVARLVPRAREADTYNGVTSRE, from the coding sequence GTGAGCGCACCCATCGAGACGGTGCTCTTTGACTACGGACACACGCTGATCTACTTCGATGATCGGCCGCACTCCCTGCTGGTCGAGGCCTACGAGAAGGTCAACCGGCTGCTGGCTGACAAACTAGAACGTGACGTGCCGGCGGCGCACGTCCTGATCGAGAAGGTATCGAAGGCGGTCGACGACGCGATCCAGCGCGACTATGCGGCCGGCCGGGCCGAGGAGGTCGAGATCGCGACCGTTTACGACACCGCGTTACGCGGACTGGGCCTGGAGCTCGAGCCGGAATTGATCGAGCGGGTCATGGAGCTGGAACAGGAGGGCTGGCTGAGCAGCGTCCATGTCGGCCCCGACGTCATAAGCACGCTCGAGGCCCTGCGCGGACAGCCACTGCGACTCGGAATCGTCTCCAACGCCGCCTACCTGCCGCGCCTGATGAAGCAACAGCTGGTCGCGATGGGTCTCGCGAACTATTTCGACGCGGTGACCTTCTCCTCCGAGGTCGGCGTACGCAAACCGCACCCCAAAATTTACGCTGACGCGTTGAAAAAGCTGGGCGCGGACCCCGGCCGCACGCTGTTCGTCGGCGACCGGGTGCTGGAGGACGTGCAGGGGCCCAAGGCGTTGGGGATGCGGGCTGTGCTGACGCGCGAATGGCGCCAGGAGGATGACCCGGGTGTTGCGGATTTCGTCATCCAGCGGCTCGGTGAGCTGCCGGCGATCGTCGCCCGTCTTGTCCCCAGGGCGCGCGAGGCCGATACCTATAATGGGGTCACGTCGCGCGAGTAG
- a CDS encoding TIM-barrel domain-containing protein — protein MRVRSVRARRDRVEVAAEDDRGALIPIEIRPVAPNIVRLHFGAGATRPSRLLVDDAPFATDWKMDERADGWSVATSALTLEVDRAPFRIRVKDAAGTVRFEDEPNDRDIRGGYHHFPTGHARGLRWLTAGLKPDEALFGLGEHFGALNRRGQVFASWTVDAFGVRSDRAYKNVPLLLSSEGYGVYFDMTGPLYYDLGQASVAAWQATARADHLRAYLIVGDGIAPMMHAYHRLTGAPTVPPDWSFGFWISRWGYRNRDEVMQVARRMREERVPCDVIHIDPYWMRYHEGHHGDLEWDESAFPDPKGMIAELNALGFRLSLWESPYVPLDSEMRAEGEQKGFLLMAKDGSGPALVHGFAKPSAAVDFTNPDAVEWFKAKNRRLLEMGVAVLKTDFAEDMPEDAVPYDGTAAEQLHNLYPLLYQQAVFEVTKEVHGYGLIWGRSGYAGSQRYPVHWGGDPGCTFDDMAASLRGALSWILSGAAFASFDMGGFFGIPTLTDPPSPELYVRWSQMGLLFSHARAHGHTAPREPWAYGEPALSIFRRYAQLRYRLLPYLYAAARRVGGGVPLARPLVYDYPLNPATHHIDDEYMLGPDLLVAPMFKPRGSREIYLPNGGWYDFWNDQRFDGARWITYDAELETLPLFVRAGAVLPMGPDLQYANERSWDPLSFEVYLGVDGVTEMELTDGHRRLHFTSTVGREYLRLEGGPLEYAATVRVHRRGGPPVDGRLGQTIELS, from the coding sequence GTGCGCGTGCGTAGCGTGCGGGCACGCCGCGATCGGGTCGAGGTGGCGGCGGAGGACGACCGTGGCGCGCTGATCCCCATCGAGATCCGGCCGGTGGCGCCGAACATCGTACGGCTCCATTTTGGGGCCGGAGCGACCCGCCCATCCCGATTGCTCGTGGACGATGCGCCGTTCGCCACCGACTGGAAGATGGATGAAAGAGCCGACGGGTGGTCCGTCGCAACATCGGCGCTGACGCTGGAGGTGGATCGCGCTCCGTTCCGGATCCGCGTGAAGGACGCGGCGGGCACGGTGCGCTTTGAGGACGAACCAAACGATCGCGATATCCGCGGTGGCTACCACCATTTTCCGACCGGGCATGCGCGTGGGTTGCGGTGGTTGACGGCGGGACTCAAGCCGGATGAGGCGCTCTTCGGCCTGGGCGAGCACTTCGGCGCGCTGAACCGGCGCGGACAGGTATTCGCGTCCTGGACGGTCGATGCGTTCGGCGTCCGCAGCGACCGGGCTTACAAGAACGTCCCGCTGCTCCTGAGCTCCGAGGGTTATGGCGTCTACTTCGACATGACCGGACCTCTCTATTACGACCTCGGCCAGGCATCGGTCGCCGCCTGGCAGGCCACCGCCCGCGCCGATCACCTGCGTGCCTACTTGATCGTGGGCGACGGGATTGCGCCGATGATGCACGCCTACCATCGGCTGACCGGCGCACCAACGGTGCCGCCGGATTGGTCCTTCGGTTTCTGGATCAGCCGCTGGGGCTATCGCAACCGCGACGAGGTGATGCAGGTCGCCCGCCGGATGCGAGAGGAACGCGTCCCCTGCGACGTCATCCACATCGACCCCTACTGGATGCGCTACCACGAAGGGCACCACGGCGACCTGGAGTGGGACGAGTCAGCTTTCCCCGATCCGAAAGGGATGATCGCCGAGTTGAACGCGCTTGGATTCCGCCTCAGCCTCTGGGAGAGCCCCTACGTGCCCCTCGACTCCGAGATGCGAGCCGAAGGCGAGCAGAAGGGCTTCTTGTTGATGGCCAAGGATGGAAGCGGCCCAGCCCTCGTCCATGGCTTCGCCAAGCCGAGCGCGGCCGTCGATTTCACGAACCCCGACGCCGTGGAGTGGTTCAAGGCGAAGAACCGGCGGCTGCTGGAGATGGGCGTCGCGGTGCTCAAGACCGACTTTGCAGAGGACATGCCCGAAGACGCTGTGCCTTACGACGGCACGGCAGCCGAGCAGCTGCACAACTTATATCCACTCCTCTACCAGCAAGCCGTCTTCGAGGTCACGAAAGAGGTCCACGGCTACGGCCTCATCTGGGGGCGTTCGGGCTATGCCGGATCGCAGCGATACCCGGTGCACTGGGGTGGTGATCCGGGCTGCACCTTCGACGATATGGCAGCGAGCCTGCGCGGCGCGCTGAGCTGGATCCTGTCGGGAGCGGCCTTCGCCAGCTTCGACATGGGTGGTTTCTTTGGGATTCCGACGCTGACCGACCCGCCCAGCCCCGAACTCTACGTGCGATGGTCACAGATGGGCTTGCTGTTCTCCCACGCGCGGGCTCATGGCCATACCGCGCCACGCGAACCCTGGGCCTACGGCGAGCCCGCGCTTTCGATCTTCCGGCGGTATGCGCAGCTGCGCTACCGGCTGCTTCCGTACTTGTATGCGGCGGCGCGTCGCGTCGGTGGAGGCGTGCCACTGGCACGGCCGTTGGTCTACGACTATCCATTGAATCCAGCCACGCACCACATCGATGACGAATACATGCTGGGACCCGACCTCCTGGTCGCACCCATGTTCAAACCTCGCGGCTCGCGCGAGATCTACTTACCCAATGGTGGCTGGTACGACTTCTGGAACGATCAGCGGTTCGACGGGGCACGCTGGATCACCTACGACGCTGAGCTTGAAACGCTTCCGCTGTTCGTGCGGGCCGGCGCCGTGCTGCCAATGGGACCCGACCTCCAGTACGCGAACGAGCGAAGCTGGGATCCGCTCAGCTTCGAGGTCTATCTGGGCGTCGATGGCGTGACCGAGATGGAGTTGACCGACGGCCACCGCCGGCTCCACTTCACGTCGACCGTCGGCCGGGAGTATCTGCGGCTGGAGGGTGGCCCTCTCGAGTACGCGGCCACGGTTCGTGTGCACCGGCGCGGCGGGCCACCGGTCGATGGCCGTCTCGGACAAACGATTGAACTCAGCTAA
- a CDS encoding MBL fold metallo-hydrolase, with product MRRLTAVYKLTSFAVGPYDNNVYLLSDPKSKEALLIDAANDAPRIIKELEGLRVTHILTTHGHADHVQALQPVREQTHARFSCHESDESMMPIKADHRVRDGDRFRFGEYELLALHTPGHTPGSICLLSGEHLFSGDTLFPGGPGNTANPYASFPTIIESIRGKLFTLPDETQVLPGHGKPTTIGHERPHLDEWIQRGW from the coding sequence GTGCGTAGACTGACTGCCGTGTACAAGCTCACGAGCTTCGCGGTGGGCCCCTACGACAACAACGTCTACCTGCTCAGTGATCCGAAAAGCAAGGAGGCCCTGTTGATCGACGCCGCCAACGACGCGCCGCGCATCATCAAGGAGCTCGAGGGTCTGCGGGTCACGCACATCCTCACCACGCATGGACACGCCGACCATGTTCAGGCGCTGCAACCGGTACGAGAGCAGACCCACGCCCGCTTCAGCTGTCACGAGTCGGACGAGTCGATGATGCCGATCAAGGCCGATCACCGCGTTCGTGACGGTGACCGTTTCCGTTTCGGCGAGTACGAACTGCTTGCCCTGCACACGCCCGGTCATACGCCAGGCAGCATCTGTTTGCTCAGCGGCGAGCACCTCTTTTCTGGCGACACGCTGTTCCCGGGCGGGCCGGGGAACACGGCGAATCCCTACGCCAGCTTTCCGACCATCATTGAGAGCATCCGCGGCAAGCTGTTCACGCTCCCGGACGAGACCCAGGTGCTGCCTGGCCATGGGAAGCCCACCACCATCGGCCACGAACGACCCCATCTCGACGAGTGGATCCAGCGCGGCTGGTAG
- a CDS encoding ATP-binding cassette domain-containing protein has translation MSERTPDVLVSNLSRTFFVPEREAGMRAAIGSLIHRKTRAVRAVHAISFEIKPGEIVGFLGPNGAGKTTTLKMLSGLVYPTSGEARVLGHIPARRERDFLSGITLVMGNRSQLQWDLPALDSFELNRAIYRLRRDDFMAIRDEMIELLEVADVVRKPVRNLSLGERMKVEMVGSLLHRPRVLFLDEPTIGLDVTMQKRVRSFIAEYNRRYGATVLLTSHYMADVVALCRRVIVIHHGRVLFDGDLTALADRFAAYKTINVTLANASVPLDSYGEVMERDGYRVKLRVARADVSRIAARLLSEQQVTDLTIEEPPIEDVIELVFAQKATA, from the coding sequence ATGTCGGAGCGCACACCGGATGTCCTCGTATCGAACCTATCGCGCACCTTTTTCGTCCCCGAGCGCGAGGCTGGCATGCGCGCGGCAATCGGCAGCCTCATTCACCGAAAGACGCGCGCAGTTCGCGCGGTCCACGCCATCTCATTCGAAATCAAACCTGGCGAAATCGTCGGCTTCCTGGGTCCGAATGGCGCGGGCAAGACGACGACCCTCAAAATGCTCTCCGGCCTTGTTTATCCGACCAGCGGCGAGGCGCGTGTCCTTGGCCACATCCCCGCGCGACGAGAGCGAGATTTTCTCAGCGGGATCACGCTCGTCATGGGAAACCGCAGCCAGTTGCAGTGGGACCTGCCCGCCCTCGACTCGTTCGAGCTGAATCGGGCGATCTACCGCTTGCGCCGTGACGACTTCATGGCGATACGGGACGAGATGATCGAGCTGCTCGAGGTCGCCGACGTGGTCCGCAAGCCGGTGCGCAACCTCTCCCTCGGGGAACGGATGAAAGTCGAAATGGTGGGCTCGCTGCTCCACCGCCCCCGCGTGCTCTTTCTCGACGAGCCGACCATCGGCCTCGACGTGACCATGCAGAAGCGGGTGCGCTCCTTCATCGCCGAGTACAACCGGCGCTATGGGGCCACGGTGCTCCTCACCAGCCATTACATGGCCGACGTCGTGGCGCTGTGCCGCCGGGTGATCGTGATTCACCACGGGCGAGTGCTCTTCGACGGCGACCTGACGGCCCTTGCGGATCGCTTTGCCGCCTACAAGACGATCAACGTCACCCTTGCCAACGCCTCGGTGCCGCTCGATTCCTACGGTGAGGTCATGGAGCGGGATGGCTATCGGGTGAAGCTGCGCGTGGCGAGGGCAGACGTGTCGCGCATCGCCGCGCGCTTGCTCAGCGAGCAGCAGGTCACCGACCTCACGATCGAAGAGCCGCCGATCGAGGACGTGATCGAGCTGGTGTTCGCTCAAAAGGCAACGGCATGA